Proteins encoded by one window of Arabidopsis thaliana chromosome 2, partial sequence:
- the SCRL16 gene encoding SCR-like 16, with the protein MRSITWFIVFCVFMFIALNHVKGQVKPTGCQGGQRYRGKCGTNGTKTN; encoded by the exons ATGAGATCAATCACTTGGTTTATAGTTTTCTGTGTTTTCATGTTCATCGCTTTAAACCATGTTAAAG GACAAGTGAAACCAACAGGATGTCAAGGTGGACAAAGGTACCGTGGAAAATGTGGCACTAACGGAACCAAGAC GAATTAG
- the SCRL16 gene encoding SCR-like 16 (SCR-like 16 (SCRL16); INVOLVED IN: signal transduction; LOCATED IN: endomembrane system; CONTAINS InterPro DOMAIN/s: Plant self-incompatibility response (InterPro:IPR010682); BEST Arabidopsis thaliana protein match is: SCR-like 12 (TAIR:AT3G23727.1); Has 35333 Blast hits to 34131 proteins in 2444 species: Archae - 798; Bacteria - 22429; Metazoa - 974; Fungi - 991; Plants - 531; Viruses - 0; Other Eukaryotes - 9610 (source: NCBI BLink).) translates to MRSITWFIVFCVFMFIALNHVKGQVKPTGCQGGQRYRGKCGTNGTKTCVKDMMLPKLFKTKRCDCQDMLGTFKGWHFCTCYSGRPGC, encoded by the exons ATGAGATCAATCACTTGGTTTATAGTTTTCTGTGTTTTCATGTTCATCGCTTTAAACCATGTTAAAG GACAAGTGAAACCAACAGGATGTCAAGGTGGACAAAGGTACCGTGGAAAATGTGGCACTAACGGAACCAAGACGTGCGTAAAAGATATGATGCTACCTAAACTATTTAAAACTAAGCGTTGTGATTGTCAAGACATGCTTGGGACATTCAAGGGCTGGCATTTCTGCACATGTTACAGTGGTCGTCCTGGTTGCTAA
- the HEN2 gene encoding RNA helicase, ATP-dependent, SK12/DOB1 protein (hua enhancer 2 (HEN2); CONTAINS InterPro DOMAIN/s: DNA/RNA helicase, DEAD/DEAH box type, N-terminal (InterPro:IPR011545), DSH, C-terminal (InterPro:IPR012961), DEAD-like helicase, N-terminal (InterPro:IPR014001), DNA/RNA helicase, C-terminal (InterPro:IPR001650), RNA helicase, ATP-dependent, SK12/DOB1 (InterPro:IPR016438), Helicase, superfamily 1/2, ATP-binding domain (InterPro:IPR014021); BEST Arabidopsis thaliana protein match is: RNA helicase, ATP-dependent, SK12/DOB1 protein (TAIR:AT1G59760.1); Has 9841 Blast hits to 8173 proteins in 1240 species: Archae - 753; Bacteria - 3176; Metazoa - 1197; Fungi - 1159; Plants - 489; Viruses - 32; Other Eukaryotes - 3035 (source: NCBI BLink).), protein MSAQMEEPETLGKRKESESSKLRSDETPTPEPRTKRRSLKRACVHEVAVPNDYTPTKEETIHGTLDNPVFNGDMAKTYPFKLDPFQSVSVACLERKESILVSAHTSAGKTAVAEYAIAMAFRDKQRVIYTSPLKALSNQKYRELQHEFKDVGLMTGDVTLSPNASCLVMTTEILRAMLYRGSEVLKEVAWVIFDEIHYMKDRERGVVWEESIIFLPPAIKMVFLSATMSNATEFAEWICYLHKQPCHVVYTDFRPTPLQHYAFPMGGGGLYLVVDDNEQFREDSFVKMQDTFPKPKSNDGKKSANGKSGGRGAKGGGGPGDSDVYKIVKMIMERKFEPVIIFSFSRRECEQHALSMSKLDFNTDEEKEVVEQVFNNAMQCLNEEDRSLPAIELMLPLLQRGIAVHHSGLLPVIKELVELLFQEGLVKALFATETFAMGLNMPAKTVVFTAVKKWDGDSHRYIGSGEYIQMSGRAGRRGKDERGICIIMIDEQMEMNTLRDMMLGKPAPLLSTFRLSYYTILNLLSRAEGQFTAEHVIRHSFHQFQHEKALPDIGNKVSKLEEEAAILNASGEAEVAEYHNLQFDIAKHEKKLMSEIIRPERVLCFLDTGRLVKIREGGTDWGWGVVVNVVKNSSVGTGSASSHGGGYIVDTLLHCSTGFSENGAKPKPCPPRAGEKGEMHVVPVQLPLISALSRLRISVPSDLRPVEARQSILLALQELSSRFPLGFPKLHPVKDMNIQDTEIVDLVSQIEEVEQKLLAHPMHKSEDDQQIKSFQRKAEVNYEIQQLKSKMRDSQLQKFRDELKNRSRVLKKLGHIDADGVVQVKGRAACLIDTGDELLVTELMFNGTFNDLDHHQVAALASCFIPVDKSNEQVNLRNELTKPLQQLQDSARKIAEIQHECKLEIDVEEYVESTIRPFLMDVIYSWSKGASFAEIIQMTDIFEGSIIRSARRLDEFLNQLRAAAEAVGESSLESKFAAASESLRRGIMFANSLYL, encoded by the exons ATGAGTGCCCAAATGGAAGAACCAGAGACTCTcggcaaaagaaaagaatctgaAAGTTCAAAACTTCGTTCTGATGAAACTCCGACGCCAGAACCAAGAACGAAGCGTAGAAGTCTTAAACGTGCTTGTGTACATGAAGTTGCTGTTCCTAATGATTACACACCAACGAAAGAAGAGACGATTCATGGGACGCTTGATAATCCTGTCTTCAATGGAGACATGGCCAAGACTTATCCTTTTAAGCTTGACCCTTTTCAAAGTGTATCTGTAGCTTgtttagagagaaaagaatCGATTTTGGTATCTGCTCATACTTCAGCTGGTAAAACTGCTGTTGCTGAGTATGCTATTGCAATGGCGTTTAGAGATAAGCAGAGAGTTATTTACACTTCTCCTTTGAAAGCTTTGAGTAATCAGAAGTATAGAGAGTTGCAACATGAGTTTAAAGATGTTGGTTTGATGACTGGTGATGTTACTCTTTCACCTAATGCTAGTTGTTTGGTTATGACTACTGAGATCTTGAGAGCTATGCTTTATAGAGGATCTGAAGTGTTAAAGGAGGTCGCTTGGGTTATTTTTGATGAGATTCATTATATGAAGGATAGAGAAAGAGGAGTTGTTTGGGAAGAGAGTATTATTTTCCTGCCTCCTGCTATTAAGATGGTATTCCTTTCTGCGACTATGTCGAATGCTACTGAATTTGCGGAATGGATATGTTATTTGCACAAGCAGCCATGTCATGTTGTGTACACAGATTTTAGGCCAACACCTCTGCAGCATTATGCTTTTCCTATGGGTGGGGGTGGACTGTACCTTGTGGTTGATGATAATGAGCAGTTTCGGGAGGATAGTTTCGTTAAGATGCAGGATACTTTCCCCAAACCGAAATCTAATGATGGGAAAAAGAGTGCGAATGGCAAATCTGGTGGTAGGGGTGCTAAAGGTGGAGGTGGCCCTGGTGATTCTGATGTTTACAAAATTGTAAAG ATGATCATGGAGAGAAAATTTGAACCAGTCATTATCTTCAGCTTCAGTAGAAGAGAGTGTGAACAGCATGCATTGTCAATGTCAAAACTCGATTTTAATAcagatgaagagaaagaagttgtGGAACAGGTGTTTAATAATGCAATGCAGTGCTTGAATGAAGAGGATAGATCCTTACCTGCCATTGAACTGATGTTGCCACTGCTCCAACGTGGTATTGCTGTCCATCATTCTGGTCTTCTTCCTGTCATCAAGGAATTAGTGGAGCTTCTTTTTCAGGAAGGACTTGTGAAAGCGCTTTTTGCCACAGAAACC TTTGCTATGGGTTTGAATATGCCCGCCAAAACTGTAGTGTTTACTGCTGTTAAGAAGTGGGATGGTGACAGCCATCGTTACATTGGGTCTGGTGAATATATCCAG ATGAGCGGCAGGGCTGGACGTCGTGGAAAGGACGAGCGTGGCATCTGCATTATTATGATTGATGAACAG ATGGAGATGAATACACTCAGGGACATGATGTTGGGAAAACCAGCCCCTTTGCTTAGTACTTTTAGGCTGAGTTACTACACAATTTTGAATCTATTGAGTCGTGCCGAAGGACAATTTACTGCTGAGCATGTTATAAGGCACTCGTTCCATCAATTCCAGCATGAAAAG GCTTTACCGGATATTGGGAATAAGGTGTCCAAACTTGAAGAGGAAGCTGCCATTCTTAACGCTTCTGGAGAG GCGGAGGTTGCTGAATACCATAATCTACAATTTGACATTGCTAAACATGAAAAGAAACTTATGTCAGAAATAATTAGGCCTGAAAGGgtgctttgttttcttgatacTGGTCGGCTG GTTAAAATAAGAGAAGGTGGAACGGATTGGGGCTGGGGAGTTGTCGTTAATGTTGTAAAAAATTCTTCAGTTGGAACTGGTTCCGCCTCTTCACATGGTGGCGGATATATAGTGGATACTCTACTTCATTGCTCTACTGGTTTTAGTGAAAATGGCGCAAAGCCAAAGCCATGTCCTCCCCGTGCTGGGGAAAAGGGTGAAATGCATGTG GTTCCTGTTCAGCTACCCTTAATTTCTGCTTTGAGCAGACTAAGGATATCAGTTCCTTCTGATCTTCGGCCAGTGGAAGCAAGACAGAGTATACTACTTGCATTACAGGAGTTGTCAAGTCGCTTCCCTCTAGGGTTCCCAAAACTCCATCCAGTCAAG GATATGAATATTCAAGACACAGAGATAGTGGATCTGGTCAGCCAAATCGAAGAAGTTGAGCAGAAGTTACTTGCTCATCCGATGCACAAG TCTGAAGATGATCAACAAATCAAGAGTTTCCAGAGGAAAGCGGAGGTGAATTATGAAATTCAACAGCTAAAATCGAAAATGCGTGATTCCCAG CTCCAAAAGTTTCGAGATGAGCTTAAGAACCGATCTCGGGTATTAAAGAAACTTGGACACATTGATGCTGATGGTGTCGTCCAGGTAAAGGGACGAGCTGCGTGCTTGATAGACACAGGGGATGAATTGCTTGTCACTGAACTGATGTTTAATG GTACTTTTAATGATCTGGATCATCACCAAGTAGCAGCCCTTGCAAGCTGTTTCATTCCTGTTGATAAATCAAACGAACAGGTAAATTTAAGGAATGAACTTACCAAACCATTGCAGCAGCTCCAAGATAGTGCACGGAAAATAGCAGAG ATACAACATGAATGCAAACTGGAAATTGACGTGGAAGAGTATGTGGAATCCACCATCAGGCCTTTCCTGATGGATGTTATCTACTCTTGGTCAAAG GGCGCAAGCTTTGCAGAGATTATACAAATGACTGACATATTCGAAGGTAGTATCATCAGAAGTGCTAGAAGACTCGACGAGTTTTTGAACCAG CTTCGAGCTGCAGCAGAGGCAGTTGGTGAAAGCAGTTTAGAGAGCAAGTTTGCAGCTGCTAGCGAGAGCTTGCGACGAGGTATTATGTTTGCAAATTCGCTTTACTTGTAA